Proteins encoded together in one Pangasianodon hypophthalmus isolate fPanHyp1 chromosome 18, fPanHyp1.pri, whole genome shotgun sequence window:
- the LOC113531959 gene encoding rho GTPase-activating protein 8: MISANDLEQLAEIELQKEEENQGQLCPLAPPSGNACQDISHPYYDVARHGILQVTGDDNYGRKLIIFSSCCMPPSHQLNHHRLLEYMKYTLDQYVESDYTVVYFHYGLRSINKPSLSWLRNAYREFDRKYKKNLKALYVVHPTNFIRILWNVFKPLISHKFGKKLTYVNYLAELREHVNYEQLIIPHAVLRHDEELCAALKGGPALPAKTPPPRPPLPTQQFGVSLHYIREKNNGVLIPPVMFQTVSYLKQKGLKTEGIFRRSVRVQLIKDIQKLYNQGKPVSFEQYSDVHVPAVILKTFLRELPEPLLTFTLYNQIQDLTKVESSLRVSRCKSIVESLPEYNFIVVKYLICFLHMVSQESIFNKMSSSNLACVFGVNLVWPRHGGVSLSAITPLNIFTELLIEHYNAIFSSHCPPQQVLP, translated from the exons ATGATCTCAGCAAATGACCTGGAACAGCTGGCCGAGATAG AGCTACAGAAGGAAGAGGAGAATCAGGGGCAATTGTGCCCTTTAGCGCCGCCCAGTGGCAATGCTTGTCAAGACATATCACATCCCTATTATGATGTAGCGAGGCACGGCATCCTCCAAGTTACAG GTGATGATAATTATGGCagaaagctgattatttttagcAGTTGCTGTATGCCCCCATCACATCAGCTCAATCACCATCGTCTACTGGA GTATATGAAGTATACACTGGACCAGTATGTTGAGAGTGACTACACAGTAGTTTACTTTCACTACGGCTTACGCAGCATCAACAAACCCTCCCTGAGCTGGCTCCGAAACGCCTACCGGGAATTCGACAGAAA GTATAAGAAGAATCTTAAAGCCCTCTATGTTGTCCACCCCACAAATTTTATCCGGATTCTTTGGAACGTATTCAAACCTCTTATAAG CCACAAGTTTGGTAAGAAGCTAACCTATGTGAACTATCTGGCAGAGCTAAGAGAACATGTCAACTATGAGCAGCTCATCATCCCACATGCTGTATTAAG GCATGATGAAGAGCTCTGTGCTGCTCTGAAAGGAGGACCAGCTCTTCCAGCGAAGACTCCGCCCCCTAGACCTCCTCTGCCCACACAGCAGTTTGGCGTGAGCTTACATTA catTCGAGAGAAAAACAATGGTGTATTGATTCCTCCTGTGATGTTTCAAACTGTGTCCTACCTCAAACAGAAAG gGCTGAAAACAGAAGGGATCTTCCGAAGGTCTGTCAGAGTGCAGCTCATCAAGGACATCCAGAAACTCTATAACCAGG GCAAGCCGGTTAGCTTTGAGCAGTACTCTGATGTTCATGTTCCTGCTGTGATCTTGAAGACGTTTCTCCGGGAGCTGCCAGAGCCTCTGCTCACTTTCACATTATATAACCAGATACAAGATCTTACCA AGGTGGAGAGCAGCTTGCGGGTTTCAAGGTGCAAGAGCATTGTGGAGTCGCTTCCAGAGTACAACTTCATCGTGGTCAAGTACCTCATCTGTTTCCTGCATATG gtgtcTCAGGAGAGCATCTTTAATAAGATGAGCTCCTCTAACCTGGCGTGCGTGTTTGGGGTGAACCTGGTGTGGCCTCGTCATGGCGGTGTGTCTCTGAGCGCCATCACACCGCTCAACATATTCACAGAGCTACTCATCGAGCACTACAATGCCATCTTTAGCTCCCACTGCCCTCCACAGCAGGTACTGCCCTGA